One segment of Triticum aestivum cultivar Chinese Spring chromosome 2A, IWGSC CS RefSeq v2.1, whole genome shotgun sequence DNA contains the following:
- the LOC123189727 gene encoding protein LOW PSII ACCUMULATION 1, chloroplastic isoform X1: protein MTMAARPIPSSPATVSLPAPLLFLPPISRKPSASLSCSSRARRGARCSAANKPSSPPSAAPGNEVSGGSSSSMAKIRSEVLSPFRSVRMFFYLAFMASAGLGSLIALTQLLPALGNPARAAGVPETLKGLGIDVAAVAVFAFLYSRDRKASDAQVARLTREENLSRLKLRVGDGGRVVPLSELRGSARLVIVAGPAEFVAESFRRSRPFLRDLMERGVLVLPFPTDGNAPALEFGEDGDGGEAEAEDEEVVRKSRRLWQLSPVYTSEWAKWLAEQKKMANVTPDSPVYLSLRMDGRVRGSGVGYPPWQAFVAQLPQVKGMWSGLFDGMDGRV, encoded by the exons ATGACGATGGCCGCGCGGCCGATCCCCTCCTCCCCCGCCACCGTCTCCCTGCCCGCCCCGCTCCTCTTTCTCCCGCCGATTTCTCGGAAGCCGTCGGCCTCCTTATCCTGCAGCAGCAGAGCACGCCGCGGCGCCCGGTGCTCCGCCGCGAACAAGCCCTCCTCACCCCCTTCCGCCGCTCCGGGCAACGAGGTAAG cggcggcagcagcagctccATGGCCAAGATAAGGAGCGAGGTGCTGTCCCCGTTCCGGTCGGTGCGCATGTTCTTCTACCTCGCCTTCATGGCCAGCGCGGGCCTGGGTAGCCTCATCGCGCTCACGCAGCTCCTCCCGGCGCTGGGGAACCCCGCGAGGGCGGCGGGCGTCCCGGAGACGCTCAAGGGCCTGGGCATCGACGTGGCGGCGGTGGCCGTCTTCGCGTTCCTCTACTCGCGCGACCGCAAGGCCAGCGACGCGCAGGTGGCCAGGCTGACGCGGGAGGAGAACCTGTCGAGGCTCAAGCTCCGcgtcggcgacggcggccgggTGGTGCCGCTGAGCGAGCTGCGGGGCAGCGCGCGGCTCGTCATCGTCGCCGGCCCCGCCGAGTTCGTCGCCGAGTCGTTCCGCCGGAGCAGGCCGTTCCTCAGGGACCTCATGGAGAGGGGCGTGCTGGTGCTGCCCTTCCCCACGGACGGCAACGCGCCGGCGCTGGAGTTCGGCgaggacggcgacggcggggaggcggaggcggaggacgAGGAGGTCGTCAGGAAGAGCAGGAGGCTCTGGCAGCTCTCGCCGGTGTACACCTCCGAGTGGGCAAA ATGGTTGGCTGAGCAGAAGAAGATGGCGAATGTGACGCCTGATTCCCCTGT GTACCTGTCGCTGAGGATGGACGGCCGCGTccggggcagcggcgtcggctATCCTCCATGGCAAGCGTTCGTGGCGCAGCTGCCGCAGGTCAAAGGGATGTGGTCGGGACTTTTTGATGGAATGGACGGGAGAGTGTAG
- the LOC123189727 gene encoding protein LOW PSII ACCUMULATION 1, chloroplastic isoform X2 yields the protein MAKIRSEVLSPFRSVRMFFYLAFMASAGLGSLIALTQLLPALGNPARAAGVPETLKGLGIDVAAVAVFAFLYSRDRKASDAQVARLTREENLSRLKLRVGDGGRVVPLSELRGSARLVIVAGPAEFVAESFRRSRPFLRDLMERGVLVLPFPTDGNAPALEFGEDGDGGEAEAEDEEVVRKSRRLWQLSPVYTSEWAKWLAEQKKMANVTPDSPVYLSLRMDGRVRGSGVGYPPWQAFVAQLPQVKGMWSGLFDGMDGRV from the exons ATGGCCAAGATAAGGAGCGAGGTGCTGTCCCCGTTCCGGTCGGTGCGCATGTTCTTCTACCTCGCCTTCATGGCCAGCGCGGGCCTGGGTAGCCTCATCGCGCTCACGCAGCTCCTCCCGGCGCTGGGGAACCCCGCGAGGGCGGCGGGCGTCCCGGAGACGCTCAAGGGCCTGGGCATCGACGTGGCGGCGGTGGCCGTCTTCGCGTTCCTCTACTCGCGCGACCGCAAGGCCAGCGACGCGCAGGTGGCCAGGCTGACGCGGGAGGAGAACCTGTCGAGGCTCAAGCTCCGcgtcggcgacggcggccgggTGGTGCCGCTGAGCGAGCTGCGGGGCAGCGCGCGGCTCGTCATCGTCGCCGGCCCCGCCGAGTTCGTCGCCGAGTCGTTCCGCCGGAGCAGGCCGTTCCTCAGGGACCTCATGGAGAGGGGCGTGCTGGTGCTGCCCTTCCCCACGGACGGCAACGCGCCGGCGCTGGAGTTCGGCgaggacggcgacggcggggaggcggaggcggaggacgAGGAGGTCGTCAGGAAGAGCAGGAGGCTCTGGCAGCTCTCGCCGGTGTACACCTCCGAGTGGGCAAA ATGGTTGGCTGAGCAGAAGAAGATGGCGAATGTGACGCCTGATTCCCCTGT GTACCTGTCGCTGAGGATGGACGGCCGCGTccggggcagcggcgtcggctATCCTCCATGGCAAGCGTTCGTGGCGCAGCTGCCGCAGGTCAAAGGGATGTGGTCGGGACTTTTTGATGGAATGGACGGGAGAGTGTAG